One window of the Acidobacteriota bacterium genome contains the following:
- a CDS encoding MMPL family transporter: MSGLGDLFARYPGRFPGRTLLAALLLCALAVVAGRGLGIDADLVSLLPEGSPAAEDYRVFLERFGGFEKVFIVITAPEGDSLDQRGARAQKTARRLEELLAASPVVASVRSGLQAEDEDFIFRYGLPRALLLLPEDRWREAVAERAAPEAVAERVARMRRTLATPAGSFEAPLLKADPLGFAQDLPALAGGPSGLPMDPLTSTFLSDSGDASLVILTPAQSEIDAAGGRALLAELEAAFEQVRGEIEGPVEIHALGGPLYAAQDEALLRTDLRRTLTGSILGCAAVLVLAFEGVLLPLVCLLALGFALVWTGGLVALVVGPVTGVSVGFASVIVGLGIDYGIHGATRFRQQVLGGQERRGALAETFRHAGPGILTSALTTAGAFGVLALAHFRPLRELGTVVAVGMLAVLLATATAGAALLVVLPPPRRRPGPPWRWLGHWVRWSTALGERHARTVLVVAVGLTAVAAVGLGRLGLDPDLSALRPVDHPALEGERLLVDRFAVGLDTANVVIPGATRGEALERAAAVTALIRRMAPPGVSVTSPADWLPGEERTARRLEALAQGPEGELLARAAEQAQEELRAVGLNPRAFRSGLDALAAMAAGRDPDAPPAEAWPEWLDQLVREDSDGAWVALSLRLPSGTWNQGPPAELLEPMRAAAPGLAFASAVAMGPELRSLAARDLRNLAGWALALVALVVLVSFRGRVSSAVLAMVPVSLASVWTLGLWALAGGALDLVSLAVVPVMLGIGIDDGLHAVHGSREEGLTASVRGAGRAMTLTTLTTVVGFGSLLLSRVPGLRNGGSLVALGVLASLLATLLLLPALAALRSPRRSG, from the coding sequence CCGGGCGGGGTCTGGGCATCGACGCGGACCTGGTCTCGCTCCTCCCGGAGGGCTCGCCGGCGGCGGAAGACTACCGGGTCTTCTTGGAGCGCTTCGGTGGCTTCGAGAAGGTCTTCATCGTCATCACCGCCCCGGAAGGCGATTCGTTGGACCAGCGCGGCGCCCGAGCCCAGAAGACCGCTCGCCGGCTGGAGGAGCTGCTGGCGGCGAGCCCGGTGGTGGCCAGCGTCCGTTCGGGGTTACAGGCGGAGGACGAAGACTTCATCTTCCGCTACGGCCTGCCCCGGGCCTTGTTGCTGCTGCCGGAGGATCGTTGGCGGGAGGCGGTGGCGGAGCGCGCCGCTCCGGAGGCGGTGGCGGAGCGGGTGGCGCGCATGCGGCGGACTCTGGCCACGCCGGCGGGGAGCTTCGAGGCGCCGCTGCTCAAGGCGGATCCCCTGGGGTTCGCCCAGGATCTGCCGGCGCTGGCCGGCGGTCCCTCGGGATTGCCCATGGATCCCCTCACCTCCACCTTCCTCTCCGACTCCGGCGATGCGTCTTTGGTGATCCTGACGCCGGCGCAGTCGGAGATCGACGCCGCCGGCGGTCGAGCGCTGCTGGCGGAGCTGGAAGCGGCCTTCGAGCAGGTCCGCGGCGAGATCGAGGGGCCGGTGGAGATCCATGCCCTGGGCGGTCCCCTCTACGCCGCTCAGGACGAGGCGCTGCTGCGCACGGATCTCCGCCGTACCCTCACCGGCTCCATCCTGGGCTGTGCCGCGGTGCTGGTGCTGGCCTTCGAGGGCGTTTTGTTGCCCCTGGTCTGCCTGCTGGCGTTGGGATTCGCCCTGGTCTGGACCGGCGGCTTGGTGGCCCTGGTGGTGGGACCGGTGACCGGGGTGAGCGTCGGCTTCGCCTCGGTGATCGTGGGGTTGGGCATCGACTACGGCATCCACGGTGCCACCCGCTTCCGCCAGCAGGTCTTGGGCGGGCAGGAGCGGCGAGGCGCCCTGGCGGAGACCTTTCGTCACGCCGGGCCGGGGATCCTGACCTCGGCGCTGACCACCGCCGGCGCTTTCGGAGTCCTGGCGCTGGCTCATTTCCGGCCCTTGCGGGAGCTGGGAACGGTGGTGGCGGTGGGCATGCTGGCGGTGCTGCTGGCCACCGCCACCGCCGGCGCGGCACTCTTGGTGGTCCTGCCGCCGCCCCGCCGCCGGCCGGGACCGCCGTGGCGCTGGCTGGGGCACTGGGTCCGGTGGTCGACGGCGCTGGGGGAGCGCCATGCTCGCACGGTGCTGGTGGTGGCGGTGGGGCTCACCGCCGTGGCGGCGGTGGGGCTGGGACGGCTGGGATTGGATCCGGACCTCAGCGCTCTGCGGCCCGTCGACCATCCGGCGTTGGAGGGGGAGCGGCTGCTGGTGGACCGCTTCGCCGTCGGCCTCGATACCGCCAACGTGGTGATCCCCGGCGCCACCCGCGGCGAGGCGTTGGAACGGGCGGCGGCGGTGACCGCGTTGATCCGCCGGATGGCGCCGCCGGGGGTGAGCGTGACCTCGCCGGCGGATTGGCTGCCGGGGGAGGAGCGCACCGCCCGTCGCCTCGAGGCTTTGGCCCAGGGACCGGAGGGCGAGCTGCTGGCCCGGGCGGCGGAGCAGGCGCAGGAGGAGCTGCGGGCCGTGGGCCTCAATCCGCGGGCCTTCCGATCCGGTCTCGACGCCCTGGCGGCGATGGCGGCGGGGAGGGATCCGGACGCGCCGCCGGCGGAAGCCTGGCCGGAGTGGCTCGATCAGCTGGTGCGGGAGGATTCCGACGGAGCCTGGGTCGCCCTGTCGCTACGCCTGCCGTCGGGAACCTGGAATCAGGGACCGCCCGCCGAGCTCTTGGAGCCCATGCGCGCCGCGGCTCCGGGGCTGGCCTTCGCCTCGGCGGTGGCCATGGGGCCGGAGCTGCGCAGCCTGGCGGCGAGGGACCTGCGCAATTTGGCGGGGTGGGCGCTGGCGCTGGTGGCTCTGGTGGTGCTCGTCTCCTTCCGCGGGCGGGTCTCTTCCGCCGTCCTCGCCATGGTGCCGGTGAGCCTGGCGTCGGTGTGGACCCTGGGGCTGTGGGCGCTGGCCGGCGGCGCCCTCGATCTGGTGAGCCTGGCGGTGGTGCCGGTGATGTTGGGTATCGGCATCGACGACGGCCTGCACGCGGTCCACGGCTCGCGGGAGGAAGGCCTGACGGCGTCGGTGCGGGGCGCCGGCCGGGCCATGACCTTGACCACCCTCACCACCGTGGTGGGCTTTGGCAGCCTGCTGCTGTCGCGGGTGCCGGGGCTGCGCAACGGTGGTTCCCTGGTGGCTCTGGGAGTCCTCGCCAGCCTGCTGGCGACGCTCCTGCTGCTGCCGGCGCTGGCGGCCTTGCGGAGCCCCCGGCGGAGTGGATGA